A section of the Pygocentrus nattereri isolate fPygNat1 chromosome 18, fPygNat1.pri, whole genome shotgun sequence genome encodes:
- the mamdc2b gene encoding MAM domain-containing protein 2: protein MERSVYWRFTPEKMMNYLLLVLLAAFQVDALPGSCSFEGNTCDYTADPAGLSWTFSFTGHFITVDESPQEEQKKEKAVLVGPEVAQQDWSCLQLVYQLTGSASLQLLRRSEGESFDHMLWSAHSPSESWNIASIDLQNSTEPYKIVIEGRPGSSEGSSVSIFEVAISEKYCIECDFEESHLCGYTNQWNSNVNWYVGRGVPNEATYSDRPGQYMYVDSVHAKTLQDVAKLVTPMTTVPMSGCLSFQYQQDHVEGHLFSVYSRDRAGQYQELWKADLPESNHVDWRAETQVWIPVQVALRAPYPMEVVFEASFNSLKGGRVLLDNISFSPEFCSAETEPTFDPKVANCDFELGICQYTQNSENREMWKRVSVQPNIYRIGDHTTGTGSFLLANSHFTLQSGYVSQLYGPPLPGNQKYCLRFFYSLRGFSKTNQALAVYLYDTASAKQDKIWTQTGQTSDVWIQVELTIQSQKAIQLVFISTCKSFWTCSSVGLDDISVSLGDCELPLGPLRVPSYCDFETGLSGYTQDKQGDEADWVLIKGPTPTSYTGPKGDHTTGAGHYLHIEASLMLPGHRARLASSLLRGSRGPQCLLFFYHMYGSGTGQLSILLRSDLEEKDRLLWVRNGEQGISWFRASVSYQHDHQHQIIFEATRGPSIRSDIAIDDIIFQKGPCKDADQQISHISLFGDQNIIE from the exons ATGGAACGTTCTGTTTATTGGCGTTTTACTCCAGAAAAGATGATGAATTACCTCCTCCTCGTTCTGCTTG CGGCCTTCCAAGTGGACGCTCTGCCAGGCTCCTGCAGCTTTGAAGGCAACACCTGCGATTACACCGCTGACCCAGCCGGACTCAGCTGGACATTCAGCTTCACCG GGCACTTCATCACAGTGGATGAGAGCCCCCAGGAAgagcagaagaaagagaaggcGGTGCTGGTGGGTCCTGAAGTGGCGCAGCAGGATTGGAGCTGCCTCCAACTGGTCTATCAGCTGACAGGCAGTGCTTCATTGCAACTTCTGAGACGATCAGAGGGAGAGAGCTTTGACCACATGCTGTGGTCAGCTCACAGTCCCTCTGAAAGCTGGAACATCGCAAGTATAGACCTCCAGAATTCCACTGAACCGTACAAG ATTGTCATTGAGGGCAGACCTGGATCTTCTGAAGGCAGCAGCGTGTCCATTTTTGAGGTTGCTATTTCAGAAAAATACTGCATAG AGTGTGACTTTGAGGAGTCTCATCTGTGTGGCTACACTAACCAGTGGAACAGCAATGTGAACTGGTACGTGGGGAGAGGAGTTCCAAATGAGGCTACTTACAGTGACAggccag GCCAATACATGTATGTGGATTCAGTCCATGCAAAGACTTTGCAGGATGTGGCCAAGCTGGTGACTCCCATGACGACGGTACCCATGTCGGGCTGTTTGAGCTTTCAGTACCAGCAGGACCATGTGGAGGGTCATCTGTTCTCGGTCTACAGCAGGGACCGGGCTGGACAGTACCAGGAGCTGTGGAAAGCAGATCTGCCTGAGAGCAACCACGTGGACTGGAGGGCAGAGACTCAGGTGTGGATTCCTGTACAAGTGGCACTGAGAGCCCCTTATCCCATGGAG GTGGTGTTTGAAGCATCATTCAACAGCCTGAAAGGGGGCCGTGTACTTCTGGATaatatttccttttctcctGAGTTCTGCAGTGCAGAAACAG aacCCACATTCGATCCAAAGGTGGCAAACTGTGACTTTGAGCTGGGCATCTGTCAGTACACTCAGAActcagaaaacagagagatgtgGAAGAGAGTGTCAGTTCAGCCCAACATCTACAGAATAGGAGACCATACCACAGGAACAG GGTCATTCTTGTTGGCGAATTCACACTTCACATTGCAGTCAGGCTATGTCAGCCAGCTTTATGGGCCACCGCTGCCAGGAAACCAGAAGTACTGCCTGAGGTTCTTCTACTCTCTTAGGGGTTTCAGCAAAACTAATCAAGCATTGGCTGTCTATCTGTATGACACAGCTAGTGCTAAACAAGACAAAATATGGACCCAGACTGGACAAACCAGCGATGTTTGGATACAAGTTGAACTCACTATCCAGAGTCAAAAAGCTATCCAG CTGGTGTTCATCAGTACATGCAAGAGCTTTTGGACTTGCAGCTCTGTTGGTCTTGACGACATTAGTGTCAGTCTTGGGGATTGTGAGCTGCCGTTAG GACCTCTACGTGTTCCTTCTTACTGCGACTTTGAGACTGGGTTGAGTGGGTACACTCAGGACAAACAGGGCGATGAAGCAGACTGGGTTCTGATCAAAGGGCCGACCCCAACGTCTTACACAGGACCTAAAGGAGATCACACAACTGGAGCTG GTCACTATTTGCACATTGAGGCGTCCCTGATGCTGCCGGGTCATAGAGCCCGCCTTGCCTCCAGTCTGCTTCGTGGTTCTAGAGGACCCCAGTGCCTGCTGTTCTTTTACCACATGTACGGCTCTGGCACAGGCCAACTTAGCATTCTGCTACGCTCAGACCTGGAGGAAAAAGACAGATTGCTTTGGGTCCGCAATGGAGAACAGGGCATCTCCTGGTTCAGAGCATCAGTGAGTTACCAGCATGACCATCAACACCAA ATCATTTTTGAAGCCACACGTGGGCCTTCAATAAGAAGTGATATTGCCATTGATGATATCATATTTCAAAAGGGACCCTGCAAAG ATGCTGACCAGCAAATTTCACATATTAGCTTGTTCGGAGATCAAAATATCATTGAATGA